A portion of the Paenibacillus sp. PvR098 genome contains these proteins:
- the galE gene encoding UDP-glucose 4-epimerase GalE has protein sequence MTILITGGAGYIGSHTCVELLNAGYDIVVVDNLSNSKLESLNRIREITGKALSFYPTDILNEESLTKVFAEHHIEAVIHFAGLKAVGESVQIPLRYYHNNIAGTLVLCDVMQKFGVKRMVFSSSATVYGLPERVPILEDFLLMATNPYGRTKLMIEEILRDVYMADQGWSIALLRYFNPVGAHESGRIGEDPNGIPNNLMPYITQVAVGKLPELQVFGSDYLTPDGTGVRDYIHVVDLALGHVKALEKITSATGVDAYNLGTGKGYSVLEMVQAFEKASGRRVPYKLVDRRPGDVAICYADTSKAERVLGWAARRGVEEMCADAWRWQIMNPSGYEALEKQLK, from the coding sequence ATGACCATCCTGATCACCGGCGGTGCCGGTTACATTGGAAGCCATACGTGCGTGGAGCTGTTAAATGCAGGCTATGACATCGTTGTGGTAGACAACCTTTCCAACAGCAAGCTGGAATCGTTAAACAGGATCCGTGAGATCACCGGAAAAGCATTAAGTTTCTATCCGACAGATATCTTGAATGAAGAGAGTTTAACGAAAGTTTTCGCTGAACATCATATCGAAGCCGTCATTCATTTTGCGGGATTGAAAGCCGTGGGGGAATCTGTACAGATTCCCCTACGTTATTATCATAACAATATTGCGGGTACCCTTGTTCTTTGCGACGTCATGCAGAAATTCGGCGTGAAGAGGATGGTGTTCAGCTCCTCCGCTACGGTATATGGGTTGCCGGAGCGGGTGCCGATCTTGGAGGATTTTTTATTGATGGCGACCAATCCATATGGACGGACGAAGCTGATGATTGAAGAAATTCTTCGGGACGTTTACATGGCCGATCAGGGATGGAGCATTGCGCTGCTGAGATATTTTAATCCGGTCGGCGCCCACGAAAGCGGACGGATCGGTGAAGATCCGAACGGCATTCCCAATAACCTTATGCCGTATATTACACAGGTGGCGGTTGGCAAATTGCCGGAATTGCAGGTATTCGGTAGCGATTATCTGACTCCGGATGGAACGGGAGTCAGGGATTACATTCATGTTGTCGACTTGGCTCTCGGCCATGTCAAAGCTTTGGAGAAGATCACAAGCGCAACCGGAGTGGATGCCTATAATCTCGGCACGGGAAAGGGTTATAGCGTATTGGAAATGGTGCAAGCCTTCGAAAAAGCATCAGGCCGAAGGGTTCCGTATAAACTTGTAGACCGCAGACCTGGTGACGTGGCAATCTGTTACGCGGATACGTCCAAGGCCGAAAGGGTATTGGGCTGGGCGGCCAGGAGAGGTGTCGAAGAAATGTGCGCTGACGCATGGCGCTGGCAAATAATGAATCCGAGCGGTTACGAAGCGTTGGAAAAGCAGCTGAAATGA
- a CDS encoding S-layer homology domain-containing protein produces the protein MHTRTVRYYVTILLMVSMLFSLFSAGTANAAEPVNPGSNAGAAASTPPPFKDIADSYAVEEIEALVNAGILGGYEDGTFQPREAMTRAQLAKVLVLALGLEEDAAAASPFTDVPAHSWFEGYVGALLQTGITDGTSPTTFSPDSPVTREQLAVFFVRAMKLEELALKLTPDAALSDFGQISDWAKAHVSLAFKIGFLQGIDNGDGTLRFSPQGAADRQALARLAYEFKFNQTVYSNKANQLTSTQGQLLDAAIQAANEAIEALPALNSLKLSDKAAVEAARSKVEDARKLGAADKDFSNLSKLANAEKKIAELSKGGGLFSGGGGGGGGGGPVVGDTREMCSIEAGTHTGRIKVCSGVTVFGPEQGLAVIQGTLVIDPGSAGELELRNIQADNVEVLSGAENSIVFSANVTITNLFINTSNQNNQVRVVTSATTVITRTEVSSQAILESQAGSFGNIDVVGAAANRDVELRGTISGTVTVTAVSSTLVVAPNATVAQVNVATSVSVESSGTVTQLAVTAAASNSTVNLSGSFTTTTVSVAASGSTLNVGQNTTVSQVQVTAAATISSNGTVNQVGITSAVAVSLSGSFTTTTVNVAATGSTLTVGQNTTVSTVVIAQTVTNMTIVANGSITTVETTATVTIELTGSTVNQVRDSSKQAALRAINALPAVITHHDREAVEAAGRKVNGAKLLGATFTDGELSKLNNAKNKLEEIKSEAIQGAVAAIAALPPTVKLGDKPAVLAARAKVEEAIAKGATAADITNLSVLTAAETKLQDTMPPAITSASATIAGIPAEAVIGSNNAMTFTLSASLQNTAMVTGFTIHASADADQLTVSELGITRTIQFTNGTAHALVSELLGLTLDPQGDGVSVGKLREELAARGGSITLSGTLTDHIGNPSNVTFTITRETDTTPPTVSSAEAIINGSIHPAVISNGNTITFTLSKSLNNTDMFTVLQVEASNDAKQLTIAEAGITRTIGFVNGEAHAQVSQLLGIALDPQGDGVSVGKLRELLAQQGGSITVSGTLTDHSGNPTAVTLTIIKENIGPVVFGALATIDSLMIPAIPADSSAHNSFTIRLGGTLADSAMFTNLMIHASEDAVELTGEEFGIRKTVQFTNGTADMTVSSFLGSAVDRQGDGVSVGKLRGMVGTGSLTFTGTISGNGTSNPVTITIIVE, from the coding sequence ATGCATACTAGAACTGTGCGTTATTATGTAACCATACTTTTAATGGTTTCGATGTTATTTTCATTATTCAGTGCAGGAACGGCAAATGCTGCGGAGCCTGTCAATCCCGGTTCGAATGCGGGAGCTGCTGCCAGTACTCCGCCTCCATTCAAGGATATAGCCGATTCTTATGCTGTGGAGGAAATTGAAGCTTTAGTTAACGCGGGAATCCTGGGGGGTTACGAAGACGGAACCTTCCAACCCCGCGAGGCGATGACTCGTGCGCAGCTTGCCAAGGTTTTGGTCCTTGCCTTAGGGCTGGAAGAAGACGCGGCTGCAGCCAGTCCGTTCACTGATGTACCCGCCCATTCCTGGTTTGAAGGATATGTCGGAGCGCTGTTACAAACAGGCATTACGGACGGCACGTCACCAACCACTTTCTCTCCGGACAGTCCCGTGACGAGAGAGCAGTTAGCTGTATTTTTTGTCCGAGCGATGAAGCTGGAAGAACTGGCATTGAAGCTGACCCCGGATGCTGCTTTATCCGATTTCGGGCAAATCTCCGATTGGGCGAAGGCTCATGTTTCACTGGCATTCAAAATCGGGTTCCTTCAGGGGATCGACAATGGGGACGGAACGCTGCGGTTTAGCCCGCAGGGTGCTGCCGACAGGCAGGCTCTGGCCCGGTTGGCCTATGAATTTAAATTTAATCAAACGGTGTACAGTAACAAAGCGAATCAGCTTACTTCCACACAGGGACAATTACTGGATGCGGCTATCCAAGCCGCCAATGAGGCCATCGAAGCGCTTCCTGCCCTCAATTCATTGAAGCTAAGTGATAAAGCGGCCGTGGAAGCGGCAAGGTCCAAGGTGGAGGACGCGCGGAAATTAGGGGCGGCGGATAAGGATTTTTCGAATCTCTCCAAGCTCGCGAATGCCGAGAAAAAAATAGCAGAATTGAGTAAAGGCGGCGGCTTGTTTAGTGGAGGCGGCGGTGGAGGCGGCGGGGGCGGCCCGGTTGTCGGCGATACCCGGGAGATGTGCTCTATAGAGGCCGGTACGCATACGGGCCGCATCAAGGTTTGCTCTGGCGTCACGGTATTTGGACCGGAGCAGGGGCTTGCTGTCATTCAGGGTACGTTGGTCATTGACCCGGGTTCTGCCGGGGAGCTGGAGCTTCGCAATATCCAAGCGGACAATGTCGAGGTGCTGTCCGGGGCCGAGAACTCGATTGTATTTTCGGCGAATGTTACGATAACCAATTTGTTCATCAATACAAGCAATCAAAATAATCAGGTCAGAGTGGTCACATCGGCTACCACCGTGATCACTCGAACCGAGGTATCGTCCCAGGCGATTTTGGAGTCGCAAGCAGGCTCATTCGGGAATATCGATGTCGTTGGAGCTGCCGCCAATAGGGATGTGGAGCTTCGGGGGACGATAAGCGGAACCGTGACGGTCACGGCTGTGAGCTCTACCTTGGTGGTTGCACCCAATGCGACCGTTGCCCAAGTGAACGTGGCGACAAGCGTCTCCGTTGAATCCAGCGGAACAGTGACTCAATTGGCTGTAACCGCGGCTGCATCCAATAGTACGGTCAATTTGTCAGGCTCGTTTACGACGACGACGGTAAGCGTGGCAGCATCGGGATCGACATTAAACGTAGGTCAAAATACAACGGTGTCGCAGGTTCAGGTAACGGCTGCAGCAACGATTAGCTCTAACGGAACGGTAAATCAGGTTGGGATCACATCGGCCGTAGCTGTCAGCCTGTCGGGCTCTTTTACGACAACGACCGTAAACGTTGCAGCAACAGGCTCCACACTAACTGTAGGCCAAAACACGACGGTTTCTACCGTAGTCATAGCCCAAACCGTTACCAATATGACAATCGTTGCGAACGGGAGCATTACAACGGTAGAAACCACTGCCACCGTCACCATTGAATTGACGGGTAGTACCGTTAATCAAGTAAGGGATAGCTCTAAGCAGGCAGCGCTCCGTGCTATCAACGCTTTGCCTGCCGTGATTACTCATCATGACAGAGAGGCAGTGGAAGCCGCCGGAAGAAAAGTGAACGGTGCCAAACTGCTAGGAGCCACTTTCACCGATGGTGAATTGAGCAAACTGAATAACGCAAAAAATAAGCTGGAAGAGATTAAGAGTGAAGCGATTCAGGGGGCGGTCGCTGCGATTGCGGCGCTGCCTCCAACCGTTAAATTGGGCGATAAACCGGCCGTTCTGGCTGCTCGGGCCAAGGTAGAAGAAGCGATAGCAAAAGGCGCGACTGCTGCGGATATTACGAACCTGAGTGTATTGACAGCGGCTGAGACTAAACTTCAAGATACGATGCCGCCGGCAATCACTTCGGCATCCGCGACAATTGCAGGTATACCGGCGGAGGCAGTGATCGGCTCCAATAATGCAATGACCTTCACCTTATCCGCTTCTTTGCAGAATACGGCAATGGTCACCGGATTTACAATCCATGCTTCGGCGGATGCGGATCAATTAACGGTTAGCGAGCTTGGAATAACCAGAACGATTCAATTTACGAACGGCACTGCACACGCGTTGGTGAGCGAATTGCTGGGACTAACATTGGATCCTCAAGGAGACGGCGTATCCGTCGGCAAGCTAAGAGAGGAGCTTGCAGCTCGAGGGGGCAGCATTACCCTATCCGGCACATTAACCGATCATATCGGCAATCCATCCAACGTCACATTCACGATCACCCGGGAGACGGATACCACTCCTCCTACGGTGTCGTCGGCGGAAGCCATCATCAATGGCAGCATCCATCCTGCAGTCATTTCTAACGGGAATACCATAACCTTTACATTAAGCAAATCCTTGAACAATACCGATATGTTCACGGTCTTGCAGGTTGAAGCATCTAACGATGCCAAGCAGCTAACGATTGCTGAAGCCGGGATAACCCGAACGATCGGCTTTGTTAACGGAGAAGCTCACGCGCAGGTCAGCCAATTGCTCGGAATCGCATTGGATCCTCAAGGAGACGGCGTATCTGTCGGCAAGCTAAGAGAGCTGCTTGCACAGCAGGGTGGCAGCATTACCGTGTCCGGCACATTAACCGACCATAGCGGCAATCCTACGGCCGTTACCTTGACGATTATCAAGGAGAATATCGGGCCTGTAGTATTCGGCGCGCTGGCCACTATTGACAGCCTGATGATTCCGGCCATTCCGGCCGACAGCTCCGCCCATAATTCCTTTACCATCAGATTAGGTGGAACTTTGGCTGATTCGGCGATGTTCACAAATTTAATGATTCACGCTTCTGAAGATGCCGTCGAGTTAACGGGCGAGGAATTCGGCATTCGCAAAACGGTTCAGTTCACTAACGGGACAGCCGATATGACGGTCAGCAGCTTCCTCGGGAGTGCCGTAGACCGTCAAGGAGACGGAGTCTCTGTCGGCAAATTGAGAGGTATGGTCGGGACAGGAAGTTTGACCTTTACCGGGACAATATCCGGTAACGGAACATCCAACCCGGTCACAATCACGATTATAGTAGAGTAA
- the serC gene encoding 3-phosphoserine/phosphohydroxythreonine transaminase, with protein sequence MNKRAYNFNAGPAALPLEVLQKAQEELVEYQGIGMSIMEISHRSSQYEQLNAETQSLLKELFAIPDGYKVLFMQGGASTQFATIPMNFLKAGQVGGYVHTGSWADKAIKEAKLFGETKIVATSEADKYTRIPDVSQLALESNTAYLHITSNETIEGTQYQQYPDTGSVPLIGDMSSDILCRPVDISKFAMIYAGAQKNLGPSGVTVVILREDMLQDAPKNIPTMLRYDTHVKNDSLYNTPPVYSVYMVNLVLKWIKENGGLTAMEKRNREKTDLIYKAIDGSGGFYHGVVDPGSRSIMNITFRLKDEELEKQFIKESEQHGFVGLKGHRSVGGLRASTYNAVPYEACKALVEFMADFQQRNG encoded by the coding sequence GTGAATAAGCGCGCATACAATTTCAATGCGGGACCGGCGGCGCTGCCTTTGGAAGTGCTCCAGAAGGCGCAAGAAGAATTAGTGGAATACCAGGGAATCGGTATGTCCATTATGGAAATTTCTCACCGCAGCTCTCAGTACGAACAGTTAAATGCTGAAACTCAAAGCTTGCTCAAGGAACTGTTCGCTATCCCGGACGGCTATAAGGTGTTGTTCATGCAGGGCGGAGCGAGCACCCAGTTTGCTACGATTCCGATGAATTTCTTGAAGGCCGGTCAAGTGGGCGGCTACGTTCATACCGGATCTTGGGCAGATAAAGCGATCAAGGAAGCGAAGCTGTTCGGCGAAACGAAGATCGTAGCCACCTCGGAAGCGGACAAGTATACCCGTATTCCAGACGTAAGCCAGTTAGCATTGGAGTCCAACACGGCCTACCTGCACATCACTTCGAATGAAACGATCGAGGGAACGCAGTATCAGCAATATCCGGATACTGGAAGTGTTCCGCTCATCGGAGATATGTCCAGCGATATTTTGTGTCGTCCTGTAGATATTTCCAAATTCGCCATGATTTATGCAGGGGCTCAAAAAAATCTGGGTCCATCCGGCGTAACGGTTGTCATTCTGAGAGAGGACATGCTTCAGGATGCGCCGAAGAATATTCCGACTATGCTGCGGTATGACACCCATGTGAAGAATGATTCCTTGTACAACACACCTCCTGTATACTCGGTATACATGGTCAATCTGGTGCTCAAGTGGATCAAGGAAAACGGCGGGCTGACGGCTATGGAGAAGCGCAATCGGGAGAAGACGGACCTGATCTACAAAGCGATTGACGGTAGCGGCGGTTTCTACCACGGCGTCGTTGATCCAGGAAGCCGCTCCATCATGAACATCACCTTCCGCCTGAAGGACGAGGAGCTGGAAAAGCAGTTCATTAAGGAATCGGAGCAGCACGGCTTCGTAGGCTTAAAGGGACACCGCAGCGTCGGCGGTCTTCGTGCCTCGACTTACAATGCCGTTCCTTATGAGGCTTGTAAGGCATTAGTCGAATTTATGGCTGATTTTCAGCAGCGCAACGGATAA
- a CDS encoding response regulator transcription factor: MLKKKILVVDDEPSISMLIEFNLKLVGYDVHCVYDGESVLSVIRDYRPDLIVLDLMLPKMDGIQVCRQLRSQNNLVPIIMLTAMHDLTDKIAGLDNGADDYMTKPFSPQELISRIQAILRRAQLLPSVEEDTPVTIGEIEIVPEQREVKVRDEAIELTPKEFDLLLFLCKHRGKVLSRQQLLHGVWDYHFLGDTRIVDVHISHLRDKIEHQARCPEYIVTIRNVGYKLIEPTAKESLA; encoded by the coding sequence ATGTTGAAGAAAAAAATTCTTGTCGTTGACGACGAACCTTCGATTTCGATGCTCATTGAATTTAACTTAAAGCTCGTAGGCTATGATGTTCATTGCGTCTATGACGGCGAATCCGTACTCAGCGTGATTAGAGATTATCGTCCTGACCTGATTGTACTTGATCTGATGCTTCCCAAGATGGACGGCATCCAAGTCTGCCGCCAGCTGCGCAGCCAAAATAACCTGGTTCCCATAATTATGCTAACCGCCATGCATGATCTTACTGACAAAATTGCCGGACTGGACAATGGTGCGGATGATTACATGACGAAGCCCTTCAGTCCACAGGAGCTGATCTCACGAATCCAGGCCATCTTACGCCGCGCTCAATTGCTTCCATCTGTCGAAGAAGATACACCGGTCACCATTGGAGAAATCGAAATCGTGCCGGAGCAGCGCGAAGTCAAAGTAAGAGATGAAGCCATTGAGCTCACGCCCAAGGAATTCGACCTGCTCCTCTTCCTGTGCAAGCACCGCGGCAAAGTACTCAGCCGGCAGCAGCTGCTTCATGGCGTCTGGGACTATCATTTCCTGGGAGATACCCGCATCGTCGATGTTCACATCAGCCATCTGCGCGACAAAATCGAACATCAGGCGCGCTGCCCCGAATATATTGTAACCATTCGCAACGTCGGATACAAATTGATAGAACCTACCGCTAAAGAATCTTTGGCGTAA
- the thpR gene encoding RNA 2',3'-cyclic phosphodiesterase — translation MTEPRLFVAIPIPEEIRSVLKEDMESMKERYSFQKWVHPQDLHVTLKFLGATSQATHRLIVQSLSDMIGSFTAFDLQLESWGAFGRPASPSILWAGVGGDLTRLSALQSNVEHAAAEAGFEREHRRYSPHITVARKYNGKSAFQLDPIITGSLKHTASPLAWRVQQVVLYQSHLHRTPMYEAVEHFTLTKDE, via the coding sequence ATGACCGAACCGAGATTATTTGTGGCCATCCCAATTCCTGAGGAAATACGCTCTGTGTTGAAGGAAGACATGGAGTCCATGAAGGAGCGATATTCCTTTCAGAAATGGGTTCATCCCCAAGATTTGCATGTCACATTGAAATTTTTGGGGGCCACCTCCCAAGCCACTCACCGCCTAATCGTGCAAAGCTTGTCCGATATGATCGGAAGCTTCACTGCTTTTGACCTGCAGTTGGAAAGTTGGGGAGCATTCGGTCGTCCCGCTTCACCCAGCATTCTGTGGGCAGGGGTGGGCGGTGACTTGACGCGCCTGTCCGCTTTGCAATCTAACGTCGAGCACGCCGCGGCCGAGGCAGGTTTCGAACGAGAGCATCGCCGTTACAGCCCTCATATTACCGTTGCCAGAAAATATAACGGCAAATCTGCATTTCAATTAGACCCCATCATAACCGGTTCCTTAAAACACACCGCTTCTCCACTTGCATGGCGAGTTCAACAGGTGGTATTGTACCAAAGTCATCTTCATCGGACTCCGATGTATGAGGCAGTCGAGCATTTTACGTTAACCAAAGATGAGTAA
- a CDS encoding VanZ family protein, producing the protein MQTKPVNRSRFFWTHVLPLLVWMAVIFLFSSQSYEKQDLRPLLHNQLPEQLIVKHLSDVRLYYGGSEVSIRAKGVPSFVEFFIRKSAHLFIYMVLGFLTLRLAAVFVERKLWLLAVYSLLFCSLYAVLDELHQMITPHRTSMLTDVLLDTCGAGIGILIYVVFTRIRHKYGKGA; encoded by the coding sequence TTGCAAACGAAACCGGTCAATCGCAGCAGATTTTTCTGGACGCACGTCCTTCCGCTTCTTGTTTGGATGGCGGTTATTTTTCTTTTCTCTTCTCAGTCCTACGAGAAGCAAGACCTGAGACCTTTGCTTCACAATCAGCTGCCTGAGCAGCTGATCGTGAAGCATTTGTCTGATGTTCGACTGTACTATGGAGGCAGCGAGGTTAGCATTCGTGCCAAGGGAGTTCCTTCATTTGTTGAATTTTTCATCCGAAAATCGGCGCATCTGTTTATATATATGGTTCTTGGTTTTCTGACCCTTCGATTAGCTGCGGTATTCGTTGAACGAAAGCTTTGGTTGTTAGCGGTATACTCATTATTGTTTTGCAGCCTGTATGCGGTGCTGGACGAATTGCACCAGATGATCACTCCACACCGCACCTCCATGCTAACGGATGTGCTGCTGGATACCTGCGGTGCGGGTATAGGGATTTTGATCTATGTGGTATTTACACGAATCAGGCACAAATACGGAAAAGGGGCTTAG
- a CDS encoding DUF4372 domain-containing protein: MDKDTLFSSFGKWISPICAKTFNERVAQEGQDKYVKKLTSYAYLKLFLHAQIQQRDGLREIADDVLSKGLQQELGIQSISASQLSRKHKQVDSALLEQVFMDMVAQIRQSTAPTSLRKDFRIIDSTTIGLCLQKYKWAEFRKTKAGIKLHFRLAYIDDETVMPEKVVLTPAKKNDRSQLDHLVDEVGLTYVYDRGYIDYAKPVFTDSFYVTDFSNKQKSVTFLY, from the coding sequence ATGGACAAGGATACCCTATTTTCTTCATTTGGTAAATGGATTTCTCCAATTTGTGCGAAGACGTTCAATGAACGCGTCGCACAAGAGGGACAAGACAAGTACGTAAAGAAACTAACGAGTTATGCTTACTTGAAGTTATTCCTGCATGCACAAATTCAACAACGAGATGGGTTACGCGAGATTGCAGACGACGTGCTGTCTAAAGGCTTGCAACAAGAGCTCGGTATTCAATCGATATCCGCTTCTCAGTTGAGTCGTAAGCACAAACAAGTCGATTCTGCTTTGCTGGAACAGGTGTTTATGGATATGGTGGCACAGATTCGCCAAAGCACTGCTCCCACTTCCTTGCGAAAAGACTTTCGAATCATCGATTCCACTACCATTGGGCTTTGTCTACAGAAGTATAAATGGGCGGAGTTTCGCAAAACCAAGGCGGGTATAAAACTTCACTTTCGGCTGGCATACATAGACGATGAAACGGTTATGCCGGAGAAGGTGGTCCTGACTCCAGCCAAGAAAAACGATCGGAGTCAGTTGGATCACTTAGTCGATGAAGTCGGACTGACTTATGTGTACGATCGCGGTTATATCGACTATGCAAAGCCGGTTTTCACAGACTCATTTTATGTGACCGACTTCTCCAACAAGCAGAAGTCGGTCACCTTCCTTTATTAA
- a CDS encoding S-layer homology domain-containing protein, translating into MMLGNGKRLWKRVVMMSALLGMVTANEASAKVTLSDLNDSYAQTEIIQLVEAGIISGYEDGTFRPAQAITRADLAKILVLSLQIAEEPEAAAAFEDVPEDAWYRGCVGALVKSGITAGTSSSTFSPNDTVTREQLAVFFIRAYGLEEQAVKAALEIPFTDGEQVSVWARPYVALAYQMGFIQGIANVDGTLSFAPGESAQRQALASLAYQFNFNRDQYREAANRIVNEHAGTAEPGQAPGAEPSVPEKNQTPDAGGPQPSPGAGGGGGGGGGGGAPAPVTEARPTQEFQAAIDAIQSLPSADQLTLQHKQAVTEARGKVDAAKAKGAADSDITNLNLLIAAENKISELEAVPSPTPESGPWIQSASAMIGGQSIAAEVGEDHVISFTIPGAMDDTLRLTGFNIQASPEVQTIFVTAMGMTKSVVFNHGTAHMSVSDLLGGLDAQGDGVMIRTLRSFAEGGTMSIQATITLQSGETTQARLVLNP; encoded by the coding sequence ATGATGTTGGGGAATGGAAAACGGTTGTGGAAGCGTGTCGTGATGATGTCTGCTCTATTAGGTATGGTAACAGCTAACGAAGCAAGCGCAAAGGTAACATTAAGTGATTTGAATGATTCCTATGCCCAAACGGAAATCATTCAGCTGGTAGAAGCGGGGATCATCAGCGGTTATGAAGATGGAACCTTCCGGCCTGCCCAAGCCATAACCCGCGCGGATCTTGCCAAAATCCTGGTTCTTTCATTACAAATTGCCGAGGAGCCGGAGGCGGCTGCGGCATTTGAAGATGTGCCGGAGGATGCATGGTATAGAGGCTGCGTTGGGGCATTGGTAAAGTCGGGGATTACCGCAGGGACTTCATCGTCCACCTTCTCTCCGAATGATACGGTGACAAGAGAGCAATTGGCCGTTTTTTTCATACGTGCGTATGGATTGGAAGAGCAGGCCGTCAAGGCCGCGCTGGAAATCCCCTTTACGGATGGTGAGCAGGTGTCCGTTTGGGCGAGACCTTATGTAGCTCTAGCCTATCAAATGGGCTTTATCCAGGGCATCGCTAATGTAGACGGGACGTTGAGCTTTGCACCTGGGGAAAGCGCTCAAAGACAAGCGCTGGCCAGTCTGGCCTATCAATTCAATTTCAATCGAGATCAATATAGAGAGGCAGCAAACCGAATTGTGAATGAGCATGCCGGTACTGCCGAACCGGGGCAGGCTCCAGGAGCTGAACCATCCGTGCCGGAAAAGAATCAGACACCTGATGCGGGAGGACCTCAGCCATCGCCGGGTGCAGGGGGAGGTGGAGGTGGAGGTGGAGGTGGCGGAGCTCCGGCACCCGTAACCGAAGCGCGGCCGACCCAAGAGTTTCAAGCGGCGATCGATGCTATTCAGTCGTTGCCTTCCGCGGACCAATTAACTCTGCAGCATAAGCAGGCGGTAACAGAGGCGCGGGGCAAGGTAGATGCGGCAAAAGCCAAAGGCGCAGCCGATTCGGATATCACCAACCTGAACCTTTTGATCGCTGCGGAGAACAAAATCTCCGAGCTGGAAGCTGTGCCATCACCTACACCCGAATCCGGACCGTGGATTCAATCCGCATCCGCGATGATTGGCGGACAGAGTATTGCCGCCGAGGTGGGGGAAGACCATGTTATTTCATTTACGATACCGGGTGCAATGGATGACACGCTTCGATTAACCGGCTTTAACATTCAGGCCTCCCCTGAGGTTCAAACCATCTTCGTTACTGCGATGGGGATGACGAAGAGTGTTGTCTTCAATCATGGTACAGCTCATATGTCGGTTAGCGACCTTCTGGGAGGATTGGATGCACAGGGTGACGGCGTTATGATCCGCACACTAAGATCATTCGCGGAGGGAGGGACGATGAGTATTCAGGCTACGATCACTCTTCAATCCGGAGAGACGACACAAGCTAGGCTCGTTTTAAATCCGTAA
- the trmL gene encoding tRNA (uridine(34)/cytosine(34)/5-carboxymethylaminomethyluridine(34)-2'-O)-methyltransferase TrmL has protein sequence MAFHIVLVEPEIPANTGNISRTCAATGTWLHLVRPLGFNTDDKTLKRAGLDYWHAVNIEYHDSFQEVKDKYRGSRFFMATTKAEKLYTDISFQDGDFLVFGKETKGLSPEILAEHPDTLMRMPMTEAVRSLNLSNAAAIILYEGLRQTGFQGLK, from the coding sequence ATGGCATTTCATATCGTGTTGGTCGAACCAGAAATTCCGGCAAACACCGGCAATATATCCAGAACTTGCGCTGCAACGGGAACCTGGCTGCATCTGGTTAGGCCGCTAGGCTTCAATACGGATGACAAAACGTTAAAACGGGCTGGGCTCGATTACTGGCACGCAGTGAACATTGAGTATCATGATTCGTTTCAAGAAGTGAAGGATAAATATCGAGGGTCCCGCTTTTTCATGGCCACGACAAAAGCGGAGAAGCTATATACGGATATTTCATTCCAGGATGGAGATTTTTTGGTATTCGGTAAGGAAACGAAAGGCTTGTCTCCGGAAATCCTGGCAGAGCACCCGGATACGCTGATGCGGATGCCGATGACGGAAGCGGTTCGTTCGCTTAACTTATCCAATGCCGCTGCTATCATTTTGTATGAAGGACTTCGGCAAACCGGATTTCAAGGCTTGAAATGA